A genome region from Cucumis sativus cultivar 9930 chromosome 4, Cucumber_9930_V3, whole genome shotgun sequence includes the following:
- the LOC101206891 gene encoding phosphatidylinositol transfer protein 3 isoform X2, which yields MSLNLEVPPSNGCEKVILSEEQHMKICEVRRLLGPLSGTSSIYCSDLSILRYLRARNWNVKKATKMLKATLKWRSEYKPEEIQWNSKTVKGQIRYLVYCMENAILNLPSNQESMIWLVDFKDFDMSNISLKATKETAHILQEHYPERLGLAILYNAPKFFEPFWMVAKPFLETKTANKVKFVYSDDVNSKRIIEDLFDMDQLESAFGGNNNVGFNITKYAEMMKEDDKQMRCSWSAVNPNSLASEKAQSSGLVGSQITNRSESSENERTDGDIHITRKADGN from the exons ATGTCTTTAAATTTAGAGGTACCTCCTTCAAATGGTTGTGAGAAAGTTATATTATCTGAAGAACAGCATATGAAG ATTTGTGAGGTGCGAAGGCTTTTAGGACCCTTGTCGGGTACGTCATCAATTTACTGTTCGGATCTATCCATTTTGAGATATCTAAGAGCAAGAAACTGGAATGTGAAGAAGGCAACTAAAATGCTGAAAGCAACTTTGAAGTGGAGGTCAGAATACAAACCCGAAGAGATTCAATGG AACTCGAAGACTGTAAAAGGACAGATTAGATACTTGGTGTATTGCATGGAGAATGCTATTTTGAATCTTCCATCAAACCAGGAGAGTATGATCTGGCTGGTTGATTTCAAGGATTTTGACATGTCAAATATCTCATTAAAAGCAACAAAGGAGACTGCACATATTTTACAAGAACATTATCCCGAACGCCTCGGATTGGCAATTCTGTATAACGCGCCCAAGTTTTTTGAACCCTTCTGGAtg GTTGCAAAGCCTTTCCTGGAGACAAAAACTGCCAACAAAGTGAAATTTGTTTACTCTGACGACGTAAACTCAAAGAGGATAATAGAGGATCTGTTCGATATGGACCAGCTGGAGTCTGCGTTTGGTGGAAACAATAATGTTGGTTTCAATATAACCAAATATGCTGAGATGATGAAAGAAGACGATAAACAGATGCGTTGTTCCTGGTCCGCGGTAAATCCTAATAGCCTAGCCTCGGAAAAAGCTCAGAGTAGCGGTCTAGTCGGTTCTCAAATCACTAACCGTTCTGAATCCTCAGAGAATGAGAGGACAGATGGTGATATTCATATAACTAGAAAAGCAGATGGCAACTGA
- the LOC101206891 gene encoding phosphatidylinositol transfer protein 3 isoform X1, with amino-acid sequence MSLNLEVPPSNGCEKVILSEEQHMKICEVRRLLGPLSGTSSIYCSDLSILRYLRARNWNVKKATKMLKATLKWRSEYKPEEIQWDEVAHEAETGKVYCADCKDRHGRTVIVMRPCRQNSKTVKGQIRYLVYCMENAILNLPSNQESMIWLVDFKDFDMSNISLKATKETAHILQEHYPERLGLAILYNAPKFFEPFWMVAKPFLETKTANKVKFVYSDDVNSKRIIEDLFDMDQLESAFGGNNNVGFNITKYAEMMKEDDKQMRCSWSAVNPNSLASEKAQSSGLVGSQITNRSESSENERTDGDIHITRKADGN; translated from the exons ATGTCTTTAAATTTAGAGGTACCTCCTTCAAATGGTTGTGAGAAAGTTATATTATCTGAAGAACAGCATATGAAG ATTTGTGAGGTGCGAAGGCTTTTAGGACCCTTGTCGGGTACGTCATCAATTTACTGTTCGGATCTATCCATTTTGAGATATCTAAGAGCAAGAAACTGGAATGTGAAGAAGGCAACTAAAATGCTGAAAGCAACTTTGAAGTGGAGGTCAGAATACAAACCCGAAGAGATTCAATGG GATGAGGTTGCTCATGAAGCTGAAACTGGGAAAGTTTATTGTGCGGACTGTAAGGACCGACATGGAAGAACAGTGATAGTCATGAGACCTTGTCGCCAG AACTCGAAGACTGTAAAAGGACAGATTAGATACTTGGTGTATTGCATGGAGAATGCTATTTTGAATCTTCCATCAAACCAGGAGAGTATGATCTGGCTGGTTGATTTCAAGGATTTTGACATGTCAAATATCTCATTAAAAGCAACAAAGGAGACTGCACATATTTTACAAGAACATTATCCCGAACGCCTCGGATTGGCAATTCTGTATAACGCGCCCAAGTTTTTTGAACCCTTCTGGAtg GTTGCAAAGCCTTTCCTGGAGACAAAAACTGCCAACAAAGTGAAATTTGTTTACTCTGACGACGTAAACTCAAAGAGGATAATAGAGGATCTGTTCGATATGGACCAGCTGGAGTCTGCGTTTGGTGGAAACAATAATGTTGGTTTCAATATAACCAAATATGCTGAGATGATGAAAGAAGACGATAAACAGATGCGTTGTTCCTGGTCCGCGGTAAATCCTAATAGCCTAGCCTCGGAAAAAGCTCAGAGTAGCGGTCTAGTCGGTTCTCAAATCACTAACCGTTCTGAATCCTCAGAGAATGAGAGGACAGATGGTGATATTCATATAACTAGAAAAGCAGATGGCAACTGA
- the LOC101206644 gene encoding FCS-Like Zinc finger 6, with product MSLGKRSRAPIRKTPSMTEITFDLGGTGSAAEQFPPSLGYPTNTQISGYQQMVSPRNFRRHSVDLQENANFLRACSLCSRPLVPGRDIYMYRGDRGFCSDECRQKQMKQDERMEKCSLATKKAAAVGVAVVSTSAGVPPQISGKGETVAAS from the exons ATGTCTTTGGGGAAGAGGTCACGTGCTCCCATCAGAAAAACGCCGAGCATGACTGAGATCACCTTCGATCTGGGTGGTACTGGTTCCGCCGCCGAACAATTCCCCCCATCTCTCGGTTATCCAACTAACACCCAAATATCAGGATACCAACAAATGGTTTCCCCAAGAAATTTCAGAAGGCATTCAGTTGATCTACAAGAAAATGCTAATTTCCTCAGAGCTTGTTCTCTTTGCTCTCGCCCTCTTGTTCCTGGTCGAGATATTTACATGTACAG GGGAGACAGGGGATTCTGTAGCGATGAATGTAGGCAAAAGCAAATGAAGCAAGATGAGAGAATGGAGAAGTGCAGTTTAGCAACAAAGAAAGCGGCAGCAGTGGGTGTAGCGGTGGTATCTACATCGGCTGGTGTTCCACCTCAGATCTCCGGGAAGGGTGAAACCGTAGCTGCTTCATAG